One stretch of Schistocerca nitens isolate TAMUIC-IGC-003100 chromosome 11, iqSchNite1.1, whole genome shotgun sequence DNA includes these proteins:
- the LOC126213349 gene encoding zinc finger protein 493-like isoform X2 — MWQYTVADSIRNTSDSLSFIESAGDSCNVPYQEALHQGLVDDDLEIDTEMSTDFSMSHNYTKLQTSQEDSLCGTRFSCSIREKEFHKFNCSFCLQSFPSKYRLIMHIFIHIDGVQAPAYVCKSCGEVLPTDDSLKEHLRMSEGDQALSAANSDKLECSDDHENNISLESVREEMVEQTEKQSSSKETRKTLRKSFSDICNTHTVTQVAEKLRCDDYGFLCTNDHVNVHTVLRAKRHHKCDVCGKSFTQSSNLTIHELIHTGKRRHECGVCGKSFTQSGNLKTHNLIHTEKRPHECDVCGKSFTGSRHLKRHGLIHTGKRPYRCTVCGKSFIRSDNLKVHELIHMGKRPHVCRVCGKSFTQSSNLKTHELVHTGKRPHECGVCGKSFTQSGSLKTHNLIHTEERPHECDVCGKSFTGSRHLKRHGLIHTGKRPYRCTVCGKSFIRSDNLKVHELIHMGKRHHECGVCGKSFNQSRNLKTHELIHTGKRPHECDVCGKSFTQSGNLKRHLLTHIGKRLYKYSVCGKSFPQWGSLKKRELIHTEQGQHKVNVGGKSFSELGHLKTQINTRRKEPLEI, encoded by the exons GTGGCAGACTCAATAAGAAATACATCTGATAGTTTAAG TTTCATTGAAAGTGCTGGTGACAGCTGTAACGTTCCGTATCAAGAAGCATTACATCAAGGACTAGTCGATGATGATCTGGAGATAGATACAGAGATGTCAACAGATTTCAGTATGTCTCATAACTATACAAAGTTACAGACTTCACAAGAAGACAGCTTATGTGGCACAAGATTCAGTTGTAGCATCAGGGAAAAGGAATTCCATAAGTTTAACTGTAGTTTCTGCCTACAGAGCTTCCCttcaaaatacagactcataatgcATATCTTCATCCACATTGATGGTGTGCAGGCACCTGCATATGTGTGTAAGTCATGTGGTGAGGTATTGCCCACTGATGACAGCTTGAAAGAACATTTGAGAATGAGTGAGGGTGACCAAGCATTATCAGCTGCAAACAGTGACAAACTTGAATGCAGTGATGACCATGAAAACAACATCTCCTTAGAAAGTGTACGAGAAGAAATGGTGGAACAGACTGAGAAGCAATCTTCATCCAAGGAAACCAGGAAAACTTTAAGGAAGTCCTTTAGTGACATATGCAATACACATACTGTGACACAAGTTGCAGAGAAACTCAGATGTGATGACTATGGATTTTTGTGTACAAATGATCATGTTAATGTCCACACTGTGCTACGTGCAAAGAGACATCACAAATGtgatgtttgtggaaaatcgtttactcagTCGAGCAATCTCACGATACATGAATTAATACACACGGGAAAGAGACGCCACGAATGcggtgtttgtggaaaatcgtttactcagTCGGGCAATCTCAAGACCCACAATTTAATACACACAGAAAAGAGACCCCATGAGTGCGATGTTTGTGGAAAATCTTTTACTGGGTCGAGACATCTAAAGAGGCACGGTTTAATACACACTGGTAAGAGACCCTACAGATGTactgtttgtggaaaatcgtttattCGTTCGGACAATCTCAAGGTACATGAATTAATACACATGGGAAAGAGACCCCACGTATGCcgtgtttgtggaaaatcgtttactcagTCGAGCAATCTCAAGACACATGAATTAGTACATACAGGAAAGAGACCTCATGAATGcggtgtttgtggaaaatcgtttacgCAGTCGGGCAGTCTCAAGACCCACAATTTAATACACACAGAAGAGAGACCCCATGAGTGCGATGTTTGTGGAAAATCTTTTACTGGGTCGAGACATCTCAAGAGGCACGGTTTAATACACACTGGTAAGAGACCCTACAGATGTactgtttgtggaaaatcgtttattCGTTCGGACAATCTCAAGGTACATGAATTAATACACATGGGAAAGAGACACCACGAATGcggtgtttgtggaaaatcgtttaatCAGTCGAGGAATCTCAAGACACACGAATTAATACACACAGGAAAGAGACCCCACGAATGcgatgtttgtggaaaatcgtttactcagTCGGGCAATCTCAAGAGGCATTTGTTGACACACATTGGAAAGAGACTCTACAAATATAGTGTTTGTGGTAAATCGTTTCCTCAATGGGGCAGTCTCAAGAAACGTGAATTAATACACACTGAACAGGGACAACACAAAGTCAATGTTGGTGGCAAATCGTTTTCAGAACTGGGTCATCTAAAAACACAAATTAATACACGCAGGAAGGAGCCCCTAGAAATATGA